One Deinococcus sp. LM3 genomic region harbors:
- a CDS encoding pyridoxamine 5'-phosphate oxidase family protein → MTQSDTAQSDTARTDSIKTLAAMIKEVHFAMLTVQTADGHLHAHPMTTQQVEFDGDIWFIGGKDTEQVQNMAARPQVNVSYSSPDKGVYVSVNGTAQLVENRAKLDELWSDFYQTYFPQGKEDPNIQLIQIHANGAEYWEGNGKIRSLLAFAKGLVGGKPDMGENETVRL, encoded by the coding sequence ATGACTCAATCCGATACCGCGCAATCCGATACCGCCCGCACGGACTCCATCAAGACGCTGGCCGCCATGATCAAGGAAGTCCACTTCGCCATGCTGACCGTGCAGACCGCCGACGGTCACCTGCACGCCCACCCCATGACCACGCAGCAGGTCGAGTTCGACGGTGACATCTGGTTCATCGGCGGCAAGGACACCGAGCAGGTGCAGAACATGGCGGCCCGCCCCCAGGTGAACGTCAGTTACTCCAGCCCCGACAAGGGCGTGTACGTCAGCGTGAACGGCACCGCGCAACTGGTCGAGAACCGCGCGAAACTCGATGAACTCTGGAGTGACTTCTACCAGACGTACTTCCCGCAGGGCAAGGAAGACCCGAACATCCAGCTGATCCAGATTCACGCGAACGGCGCCGAGTACTGGGAAGGCAACGGCAAGATCCGCAGCCTGCTGGCGTTCGCGAAGGGACTGGTCGGTGGGAAGCCCGACATGGGCGAGAACGAAACCGTCCGACTCTGA
- a CDS encoding OmpH family outer membrane protein, with the protein MNRFMLLLPLALLTTVPHAQQSKNRVGILNVQTVVKGMPGAQAYLDLNARASSDLAAKQKNIQALAAKASTAADRAALTKAQQAYAAARTDYAKRIDAAFKPLGTKMNAAVAKVARANGYTVVLDERVAAQTSLIVYANEGATNLNNAVLKELK; encoded by the coding sequence TTGAACCGATTCATGCTCCTCCTCCCGCTCGCCCTGCTGACCACCGTCCCGCACGCCCAGCAGAGCAAGAACCGCGTCGGCATCCTGAACGTCCAGACGGTCGTGAAGGGCATGCCCGGCGCGCAGGCCTACCTGGACCTGAACGCCAGGGCCAGCAGCGACCTCGCCGCGAAGCAGAAGAACATCCAGGCGCTCGCGGCGAAGGCCAGCACCGCCGCCGACCGCGCCGCCCTCACCAAGGCGCAGCAGGCGTACGCGGCCGCCCGCACCGACTACGCCAAACGCATCGACGCGGCCTTCAAACCGCTGGGCACCAAGATGAACGCCGCCGTCGCCAAGGTCGCCCGCGCCAACGGCTACACCGTCGTCCTGGACGAACGGGTCGCCGCGCAGACCAGCCTGATCGTGTACGCCAACGAGGGCGCCACGAACCTGAACAACGCCGTCCTCAAAGAACTGAAGTAA
- a CDS encoding OmpH family outer membrane protein, with protein sequence MKINAKILAPLALAAAYGLGTVAPHAQTTPQKVGFVDVSKLLAAHPGDKEIQAIQKKADDELTALDKQVKAIDAKGANASAAEKQTREQLVTTIRSKADAYDKQLAPKIAVVEKAVDTAINTVAKSNGFSIVMDRDVAAKSGLVIYADPTSELTDAVAKSVK encoded by the coding sequence ATGAAGATCAACGCCAAGATCCTGGCCCCCCTGGCCCTCGCGGCCGCCTACGGCCTCGGTACCGTCGCGCCCCACGCGCAGACCACCCCCCAGAAGGTCGGGTTCGTGGACGTTTCCAAACTCCTGGCCGCCCACCCCGGCGACAAGGAAATCCAGGCCATTCAGAAGAAAGCCGACGATGAACTCACGGCGCTCGACAAGCAGGTCAAGGCCATCGATGCCAAGGGCGCGAACGCCTCGGCCGCCGAGAAACAGACCCGCGAGCAGCTGGTCACCACCATCCGCAGCAAGGCCGACGCCTACGACAAGCAGCTGGCCCCGAAGATCGCCGTGGTCGAGAAGGCCGTGGACACCGCCATCAACACCGTCGCCAAGAGCAACGGCTTCTCGATCGTCATGGACCGCGACGTGGCCGCCAAGAGCGGACTGGTCATCTACGCCGACCCCACCAGCGAACTGACCGACGCGGTCGCCAAGTCCGTCAAGTAA
- a CDS encoding CBS and ACT domain-containing protein yields the protein MLVRDWMTRNPTTVTPDTPVMDALKLLKEGGFRRLPVMEGERLVGITTRKDLKDAMPSKATTLSVWELNYLLSKLTVEEMMARPVITAAEGEYMEDAALRMQEHHVGGLPVLNDAGRLSGIITTMDVLRAFTGILGMREGGQRLTLDMPDVPGSLERATGAILPSNIISVATYGGENGRRRFVMRVSGEGLKDVRERVRATGIDVLD from the coding sequence ATGCTCGTTCGCGACTGGATGACCCGTAATCCGACCACCGTGACTCCCGACACGCCCGTCATGGACGCCCTGAAACTGCTGAAAGAGGGTGGGTTCCGCCGCCTGCCGGTCATGGAGGGCGAGCGGCTGGTCGGCATCACGACCCGCAAGGACCTGAAAGACGCCATGCCCAGCAAGGCCACGACCCTGAGCGTCTGGGAACTGAATTACCTGCTGAGCAAACTGACGGTCGAGGAGATGATGGCCCGCCCGGTCATCACGGCCGCCGAGGGCGAGTACATGGAGGACGCGGCGCTGCGCATGCAGGAGCATCACGTGGGGGGCCTGCCGGTCCTGAACGACGCGGGCCGCCTGAGTGGGATCATCACGACCATGGATGTCCTGCGGGCCTTCACGGGCATCCTGGGCATGCGCGAGGGCGGGCAGCGCCTGACGCTGGACATGCCGGACGTGCCGGGCAGCCTGGAACGCGCGACCGGGGCGATCCTGCCGAGCAACATCATCAGCGTCGCCACGTACGGCGGCGAGAACGGCCGGCGCCGTTTCGTGATGCGCGTCAGCGGCGAGGGCCTCAAGGACGTGCGCGAGCGCGTGCGGGCCACCGGCATCGACGTGCTGGACTGA